A window of Methanosphaera sp. WGK6 contains these coding sequences:
- the cbiT gene encoding precorrin-6Y C5,15-methyltransferase (decarboxylating) subunit CbiT codes for MYFEITPDDEFMKTKKVPGPTKEEIRALVISKVRLTDEDVVVDVGCGTGGLTLEFAKRAKKVYSIDMNPDAITTTRQNLEKFGLQNKVELIEEEGLKALDEIEDFTKLMIGGSGGNLDNIIETGYLKLPVGGRIIITSIVLETATDSVHMLKELGAEPEVVTINVSRGTVLERGVMMKALNPITIVSAKKI; via the coding sequence ATGTATTTCGAAATAACACCTGATGATGAATTCATGAAAACAAAAAAAGTTCCAGGACCTACAAAAGAAGAAATACGCGCATTAGTAATTAGTAAAGTTAGATTAACTGATGAAGATGTTGTTGTTGATGTTGGATGTGGAACTGGTGGTTTAACTCTCGAATTTGCAAAACGTGCCAAAAAAGTATATAGTATTGACATGAATCCTGATGCTATTACTACAACACGTCAAAATCTTGAAAAATTTGGACTTCAAAACAAAGTAGAATTGATTGAAGAAGAAGGATTAAAAGCACTTGATGAAATTGAAGACTTCACCAAACTCATGATTGGAGGAAGTGGCGGTAATCTAGATAACATTATTGAAACAGGATATCTTAAACTACCTGTCGGAGGACGTATCATCATCACTTCAATTGTATTAGAAACTGCTACAGATAGTGTCCATATGTTAAAAGAATTAGGTGCAGAACCAGAAGTTGTTACTATAAATGTATCACGAGGAACTGTACTTGAACGTGGAGTAATGATGAAAGCATTGAATCCTATTACAATCGTAAGTGCTAAGAAAATATAA
- a CDS encoding UbiX family flavin prenyltransferase: protein MKIVVCITGASGVIYGIRLLEELKKERIETHLVISTIAKDIIEYETEYTVDNVKSIANFNYEEKDLNAIINSGSFKFDATIIIPTSMKTLSAISNGYADNSITRVADVTLKERRTLIIVPRETPLRTIHLENMLTISKEGGIILPAMPGFYHKPQNIDEQINFILGKILDILNIDNNLFNKWKQ, encoded by the coding sequence ATGAAGATTGTTGTTTGTATAACTGGAGCTAGTGGAGTAATTTATGGAATTAGATTACTTGAAGAATTAAAAAAAGAAAGAATTGAAACTCATCTCGTGATATCAACTATAGCTAAAGATATAATTGAATATGAAACAGAATACACAGTAGATAACGTCAAATCTATAGCTAATTTTAATTATGAAGAAAAAGATCTCAATGCTATAATAAACAGTGGTTCATTCAAATTTGATGCTACAATCATAATACCAACAAGTATGAAAACATTATCTGCAATCAGTAATGGTTATGCAGACAATTCAATAACAAGGGTTGCTGATGTAACATTAAAAGAAAGAAGAACACTTATAATAGTACCACGAGAAACACCACTTAGAACAATCCACCTAGAAAACATGTTAACAATAAGTAAAGAAGGTGGAATTATCTTACCTGCAATGCCCGGATTCTATCATAAACCACAAAATATTGATGAACAAATCAATTTTATATTAGGAAAAATTTTAGACATATTAAATATTGATAATAATTTATTTAATAAATGGAAACAATAG
- the thpR gene encoding RNA 2',3'-cyclic phosphodiesterase, whose product MRAFLAIELNDYLKTNINKTQQILQESESAQIKYVENENLHLTLKFFGDINERKQKQITNLINQTTPHYNPYTLKLAKIGTFPNITHPKVIWTGAKDKNKNTINIIKELDDSFNKIGFKKERNIIPHITIGRVKEIKNITKLTETLNNIQYNYHGKMEVSKICLKSSQLTPNGPIYKTEAEFNL is encoded by the coding sequence ATGCGTGCCTTTTTAGCTATTGAATTAAATGACTATTTAAAAACAAATATTAATAAAACACAGCAAATACTCCAAGAATCAGAAAGTGCCCAAATCAAATATGTTGAAAATGAAAATTTACACTTAACACTTAAATTCTTTGGAGATATTAATGAAAGAAAACAAAAACAAATAACTAACCTTATTAACCAAACAACACCTCATTATAATCCATATACATTAAAATTAGCTAAAATAGGAACATTTCCTAATATTACACATCCTAAAGTTATATGGACCGGAGCTAAAGATAAAAATAAAAATACAATCAATATTATAAAAGAATTAGATGACTCATTTAACAAAATAGGATTTAAAAAAGAACGAAATATTATTCCTCACATAACAATAGGACGTGTGAAAGAGATTAAAAATATTACTAAATTAACAGAAACATTAAATAATATTCAATATAATTATCATGGTAAAATGGAAGTAAGTAAAATTTGTCTTAAATCAAGTCAACTCACGCCAAATGGTCCTATTTATAAAACAGAAGCAGAATTTAATTTATAA